In the Silene latifolia isolate original U9 population chromosome 1, ASM4854445v1, whole genome shotgun sequence genome, ATTATGCTATGAACCTGAACACTACTATATAGTCCCTCCGTTCACGTCATTTTACCATTCTATTTTAGAAATGTAATTGATGAACAATTATATCCTGAGATGGAAGGAGTACTACAAATTGATATACAACATATAAGGATGTCAGTGGTGCGGGTACAAGATTATAAGTGGATATCACACTGCGCCCGCCCCAGTTGGAGCTTGTATGGGTAGAGCTTTTGCGAGTGGTGTGGCGGGTATGCGCACAAAAATTCCAACCAGAATGGGTGGTGGCCGGTTGGGCAAGGACAGGGACGAAGCTCAAATGGAAAGTGTGATGAAGCCGAAAAGTTATATTAGTCGTGCAATTAAATCATTGTTAAAATGCAAAGTATtacattaatttatttatttttttatgcaGAAGAAATATAGTAAATGATAAGAAATTTAAGAATAAATATGCAGGAAAAAATGTACATAATAAATATACCAAGAATAAATCAGTCATAAATTTGTTGAAAACAAAGAGCATAATAAAAGTATGCTGGGAAAAATGAACATAGTATACCAAAAATTGACCATAGAACGAATAgcaattagtagattatacaaccagttgtatgcagttgtacggtgtagaattcGAGCTGtgtaataaagttttcgagttttgtttaaaaGAATCTGAGCTATGCTGTAAAGTTTCtgaactcacacacttaaacataaaaaataaactcttataaaactcagaaaaattacacacaagctcggattaatgtatatggttgtacaatgcttattatacaactggttgtatagtagtATTTGTGAACGAATAGAGCCTATGTTCTCATGACTAAAAAAATATGTAGAAggcgtttggttagagaaagggaaagggaaagaaaatcaaaaatgaTAAGAGGAAGAAAGGTAAGGGATTACCTAAAATttaactagttgtttggttacatcaagAAAGGAAAATAATAGTCAACCCACTTTCACTCCTACCACTAACACACACCACCACAAACAACCACTTATCTACTCAAAAATGGTTGCAGCCACCTCTCCTCACCCTACTGCTGAGACCCCACCGCATCGCCCCACCTGACATTGTCGTCCACTTGACGTCGTTGCCCTACCCCATCCCCAAAAACATTAGAATCTTGTGGTGTTCCAGCGGTCTGGGACAGTGGGATGGACAGTGGATTGCTAGCGTCTGGGGGTACTTGGGAAGAAGATTGGTGGATTGTGATTTGTTTTGGTGTGCAGGTGATAGTTTAGGTGGGGTGCCTGtgatagtggtggtggtggtagtggtggtggtgacggtggtgtCCTTGTGGTGGCTAGTGTGGTGGTAGTCGCAAGTGTGGTGGTAGGTGAATAAGGTGGTTGAAAGGTAACAAAGGTAATGAAATCTCTTACCTTAGGGGTCGGAGGTAAGGAATTAGATGAATTGAGGGGGTAGGAAGAGAATTTCATTCcctttgtgtcaaacaaacaccaacaaagaaATCAATAACTTTATTTCCATTACCCTTGCTTATCACAAATAGGATCCTACATCCTGTTGTACAGTAGCATTGTACAACAGATCCaaattatatatatttttatttaaacctaataaaaataataataaattctaCGCATCTCCTTTTTCCCTAATTCTGATTTCCTATTCAGTCGACAAACCCTCTTCTTCCccttctctaaatttctcttaaaCGACAGTCGACAAATCTCTTATCTCCATAATTTTGATTCTAAAATGGTGAAAGGAAAGCAATTTACATCATCATCAAGGAGGAAAAACGCATTTAACAATATTTCATGAACGAAACAATTTATATCATCATCAGGAAGGAAAAATGCATCTAACAatactttgaggtaaatttctacacCAATCATACGAACTATTATTAAAAGAATACGAACTAAAAAATACGATTAactaagaatacgagctattaagataagaatacgagctaatgtaaaaagaatacgaacTTTAAGGATCACGAACTTAAAAAAACGAGCACATaaaaatacgagctattaagataagaatacgagttaAAGTAAAAAGAACACGAGCTTAAAAGGATCACGAGCTTAAAAATACGGGCACATAAGAATACGAACTATTAAGATAAgcatacgagctaatgtaaaaagaatacgagcttaaaatgatcacgagctttaaaatacgagcacataagaatacgagatattcagataagaatacgagctaatgtaaaaataatacgagtttcaactattttcatgcattagAAATTTTGGATAAAACAATTCCTTCAAGATGATGTTCAGTTCCgcatagtcaattaattataataatttaagggaGAAGATAATTCATTAATTGGATGATGGAGGAAGATGAAGAGAagttagaaaaatatggaaaCAGTCAGAGAGAGAATGAGGATTAGATTGAAAATTgaattatgttacctttttttttgcaaaaatatttgaaaaaaaaactaaaataaccttggatgtacaatgctcattgtacatccagttgtatagtcttGGAACTGCTTTCTTATAGAccccaaccaaacgcccccttagcaTTTACAAACTCAACTACACCTTTAAATTGACTTATACAGTTATACATTCAAATTGCTCATAGATTCCACTATGAGGTTAATCTTGTGATTTATCCTGCTCCACTTTTATGCAGTAGACACGAGTTGAGATTCTTTGCCCCACTTTTATATCTCATATCTTGTGTTCCACAACTTAATCTTGTCATGTATTATGCTCCAAATAATAAAAAATTGTTGTCATTTATATCAAATTGATTATGTGTTATACCGAGAAGTAATGGGACATTGGGACATGAGATGAGACATAAAATGGGACAGAGAATTTGCATCGAAGACATCATCTCCACAAACTTGTATCCTTGACGTTTGTTCGACACCATTATAAATAGCAAGAAAGTTGAAGCATAAAATCATATCATACAGTCATTAGTCATACACCACCATTAATCCATTATTATGGAATTTTATTATCTAAACATACTATTATTTCTTTCCCTTATAGGATTAATAATCAAGTTTTTCACAACAAAAAATTCAAATACAAGAAAACTACCACCAAGCCCTTCACCATCACTACCAATTTTTGGAAATCTCTTTTGTGTCGGTCCTTTGCGACATAAATCATTAGCTAAACTAGCTAAGATACATGGCCCTATCATGTACCTTAAGCAGGGACAACTCCCAACTGTTGTTTTATCTTCGGCTTCTGTTGTCGAAGAAGCCATACGAAAACATGACCTTACTTTCTCTAATAGGACCGtcattgatgcaatttgtgcACTCGACCACCACGACAATTCAGCCATTTTTCTTCCACCAACTTCGAAATGGCGTAACTTACGTAAACTCTCAAATTCCCACATGCTTTCAGCCCGAAAACTTGATGCTAGTCGTAATATTCGAGAAAATAAGGTGAGAGATCTTTGCTCTTACGTACAAAAATGCACCGACACGGGGGCGGTTGTTAATATCGGGCAAGTCGGTTTTGATGTAATATTAAACGTAATGTCGACGACTTTATTTTCATTGGATTTGGCTGATCCTGTTTCGGAATTATCTTGCTCATTCCGAAAAACGTTTCGACATATTATCGAAGAATTGGGAATGCCGAATCTTGGAGACTTTTTTCCGATTATGAAAAAGCTCGATCTTCAAGGTATCAGACGGCGTACAAGTATTCACTTCCGGAAGATGCTCGATGTGTTCAATCAGATCATTGAACAGCGGTTGCGCGATAGATGCTCGCCAAATTATGTACGATGCGACGACGTTCTGGAGGCGTTGTTAGACATAAAACCAAACCAAGCAGAGTATATTGAGCCATCAGCTATTGCTCACCTATTCATGGTAAGTCACATGGGCCATCTCGGCCATTAGCCCATCCCGTCCACCCCGCTTATTATGTGGGCTTGGATAAGTATTTTTTATCCGAAAGATTAAGAGGGTAGGTCAAGCCCAGCCCGCGAAGTTAAATGGGCGGGTATGGAAAACAAAAAATCTCGTGAGCCGCCCATTAGGCTCGTTTACTATTTAAATCTTTTAATTTTACTCTTCAAAACAAATATTTTCAAAGAAAATTGCATCAATTTTATTGGGATGTTGAACACTAAAATAATACGTAAACTATAACGAAAATATTTATATACTGGGTACCCttatatattttaattaatagAACATCTAAATTAATGTTTTGTgttcttcaaaaaaaaattaatgtttTGTGTTACGGCCCATTAGCCCATGGGCCGTC is a window encoding:
- the LOC141617560 gene encoding geraniol 8-hydroxylase-like gives rise to the protein MYLKQGQLPTVVLSSASVVEEAIRKHDLTFSNRTVIDAICALDHHDNSAIFLPPTSKWRNLRKLSNSHMLSARKLDASRNIRENKVRDLCSYVQKCTDTGAVVNIGQVGFDVILNVMSTTLFSLDLADPVSELSCSFRKTFRHIIEELGMPNLGDFFPIMKKLDLQGIRRRTSIHFRKMLDVFNQIIEQRLRDRCSPNYVRCDDVLEALLDIKPNQAEYIEPSAIAHLFMDLIVAATDTTSTTFEWAMAELIHNPSKLKILQAELQEMVGKGNSVEECHITQLPYLQAIVKETLRLHPPAPIPIPRKVDSDVNMCGYTIPANSMLLLNVGAIARDPETWDNPEKFEPERFLGSEIDVKGHNFELLPFGAGRRTCPGMPLATRILPLMLASLIHEFDWILENGVTPENMDMEEKHSFTVEKAQRLRIVPVCR